atcaaaacctaatttttgattgCATGACAGAATCCCTAATTTCATGACAATCGAACACAAAAATCGAACACAAAAATAGAAGAGAATCAGTACCTGATTGAGTGGGTGAGTGATTGATAAACAAGTGAGTGAGTGATTGATCGAGCGAGAGAGAGTGGAGAGGTGACTGACGGACTGAGaagagaagaggaaaaaaaaaagaaaaggaaatgagTATACGTTAGGTTTACTCTACTGATAATAAATGGGATTGGAAAAATTACAAGTATATCCCTAACTCTattggatatcggatattaacgaAACAGATGAAGCCCAATCCGATATCGATAGGTTAAGGAAGAAATTTCCGATAAATATCCGTATCTGATACCGATacaacggataaaatcctataggatcccgAATATTCtgaaacggattccggatatcggacagatattgacaggcctagttAAGGTCATAACAAAAGATTACATGGCTAAGTGGGGGCAAAAGATATTTATCTCGTCGGCTTAGCAACTCTACATCTACCTAGTTGCCAAAAATTTTGCTCATGACCTAAAAATGTTCTTAGAGAATCTCCAATGCAATGGGTCAAGGTCTTAAAATAGGATGACACATAAGATTTAAGACCTTTTCCACCCAATtttcatctccaatgcaagggttCATAGAAAAAAGATGACATGGCTAAGTGGGGGGAAAGGATATTTATCTCGTCGGCTTAGCAACTCTACATCTATCTAGTTGGAAAAAAATTTGCTCACGACCTAAAAATgtacttagagcatctccaatgcaatgGGTCAATGTCTTAAATTAgcatgacacataggatttaagaccttttccacccaattttcatctccaatgcaaggggaGCAAAGGACTTTCTTTTGACCTTGGGTTTTAGTTCACATCATATTTTGTCTCTAAATTCAAACAAGAATTGTTAAATAAGATCTTGGGAAATGGAGATGAAATTTATgtagaaaaaatattttttccccttttttctctcttctttgaTCAATCAGTAGCGGAAATTGAATCCCTAATCTATAATTTGAGAGTTCAACCCCTGACCAACTGAGCTAATCTCCGTGACCCATACCAAAAATTGTAGATAAAACCTACAGAGAGGATGACCTTGACACCCCtatcattggagatgctcttggcCACCAAAATATTACGCTTACCAAGTCCAAAATCCACCGCGTGGCCGGTGACCGGGCCGAAATTAGGCCTCATGAGTCATAACCACAATCACAGTCAGCCCGAACAGGCCGAGTCAAAACAACTCACTAGTCACTACATTTATCCATCTTCCTTTGTTTCTCGTGTTCACCCTCCCCCACCTAACCTCTCAGTTTCATTTCTTGACTCTCGGTTGGAGGTTCTCCCGCGTCATCTGTTGCCGTCTGGGGTTTAGGGTTTTTCTCCACCACCGTCCGCCGCGGCCACCACCAGCACCACTTCGGCTAATGGTACTGTTCCTTGAACCTCCCTCTTTTTCTATGGAACTCTTTGGATGCATAAATCTCAGTGACCAAATCTAAGCTAGGGTTTTTCTTATTTATTAGATTATCTATAGTAATGACCAAAATTACCCTggtttattcttttttttctgaGATTGTTAATCATTTGATTTAGTTTAAGTCTGGAAATTTCTATTAATTTCAGGATGATTTTCAATCATTTTATTGGATGCCGATTTTATAAACATTTGTTTTGAAGAAACTCAATTGCAGCAATAATGGCGTCCTTGTCATCGTGCTGTGGTTGGTCATTATCCACGATTAATGTCAGCAGTAACAGACGACAACTTAATAGTTCTTCAATTAGACCAACAACTACTTCATATGCTTCTATTTtgttaccatcatcatcatctaggtCTTCATTTGTTGTTGCTTATCATCATGTCAATCGCAACAATTTGGGAATTTCTCCCTGTGTTTATTCTTCCTCATCCATGTCAAAACCATTTCTGCCTTTTCAACCATTCTTTGATAAGATGAATTCACTATTCAAAATcaacactaccaccaccacctcttcaGAAACAAAATCAATTATCAGTAATTCATCACCTCAACTTGAATTGCAACTTAATGATGGAGGAGGGAAtggaaacaacaacaataacaacaatggGAACAATAACAATGGGGACAATGGCAGCAATGAGAATGACGGTAACAAACATGGTCGGGATCCCTCTGTCTTTATCATGTCCATCTTAGGTTGCTTTTGGGCTTTCCAATTTACTTGGGCACTTGCAACAATAgctgacaaagaagaagaaaatgctaTTTGGGAAGTGAGAGGTGGAAAGTGGATCAGGCTCCTCCCTGACCCTTCACAGGATGCCTTTATTGTTGCTTCTGATGATGAAACCAACTTGTCCTTTAAGTCTTTAGCGCATCTcggtttcttcaatttctttCAGTCTCAGTGCAGACAACTCTTTATCCAGCTTATGCTTCCAGAGGGTTATCCCAGCAGTGTTAGCAACGATTACCTGGAGTACTCTCTATGGAGAGCTGTCCAGGGCATTGCTAGTCAAATCAGCGGCGTCCTGTCTACCCAGGTGTCTCCATCCTTCTATCTTATGTTTTAATTTCACTAGTGATTCTATTATTATTCTGCTTTTGGTTTTGGTAACTTCGACATGGGTTTCATTTCTAGCCTACCCCAACTTGTTTGGGATGAAAGGCTTGGTTAGTTTTGTTTCTGTAATGATTCTCTTATTACTAAATCTTTCTgtttgctttctttttctttctctaggCTTTACTTTATGCCGTTGGGTTGGGGAAAGGTGCAATACCAACAGCAGCTGCAGTGAGTTGGGTACTCAAGGATGGTATTGGGTATCTAAGCAAAATATTATTGTCCAAGTATGGACGCCATTTCGATGTGAATCCAAAGGGCTGGAGGTTGTGTGCGGATCTCTTGGAAAACACTGCTTATGGACTGGAGATTCTGACTCCTTCATTTCCTCATCTCTTTGTTTTCATTGGTGCAGCTGCTGGAGCAGGTCGATCAGCTGCCTCTTTGATTCAGGTTTTCCTTCATCTGTATATTGATATATTTTAGGTTAAATTGTTACGGAAGGGCACGGAAATAAAAATATAGAATTGTTTAAACCTTTAAAGAGTAGTCTGAGGTCACACAAAGTGAGTTTCTGTTTCACCTGAGTAAATTAAGTCATATTTTGACAGGGGTCTGAGATCAGATTAAGTCATAATTTGCCATGGGTCTTCAACATAAATGAACATAAGAAAATGGTTTTGAATCTGGTGTGTTTATGAAACTTTTCAAGAGTGATTATATATTAACATTAGGCCTATTGCTGCGCAGGCTTCTACTAGGAGCTGTTTCTATGCAGGATTTGCTGCTCAGAGGAATTTTGCAGAGGTATAATGTGTTTCCTTTTCGGTCATTTATACTTttcaatatttttcttctttttttctctcacaAAGCATGGAGACCTCTTAGGATTTATGAGATTTTTTAGTTCTTGATGCCTAGCTTTCATGCGCTGTTCTATCTTCTTGATCTCGTACTTCATATTATACTGTGTTTAGTGGTTTTCAGTGATTCAAGTTGGTTGATATATGTTTCCTAATTCGAAGGTATTACGTATTACAGGTAATTGCTAAGGGAGAAGCTCAAGGGATGGTGAGCAAGTCAATTGGTATCATGCTTGGTATAGGGTTGGCTCACTGCATTGGCTCCTCCACATATCTTGCCTTTGCCTCCTTTTTTGTGGTGACTGGCGTCCACATGTTCTGCAATCTCAAGTCATATCAATCAATTCAATTAAGGACACTCAATCCGTATCGTGCAAGTAATCTCTTCTCTCTGAACTTTATTTACAGTTCTCTGTATAACACCAACACTTCTTTTTCTTGCTTAAAATGTTAAATTAAATGTCTCCATATCGTGTTAATCATTTACAATCCTCTCAATGGTAACATTTGTTTAGCTTTTATTACGGTTCCTTGATGAATCCCTTTATCATCATCCTTAATACTTGAGGCAGCCTATTAGAATCCCATCTGTCATTCGACTGCATTAAAGTGAAAAGTCATATCATCCTTCAATGATGTCTGTCTTCTAAGGCAGTAAGACCCTTAACTtgcaacaaaaaatacttttgctAAGTTAAACTGGCTCTGGTATTCGTTTTTCATGTTCAAACTTTTTGGGGGGGCATGAACATTGATGTGACCCGGTGTACTTGGAACTGATATACACTTTTCTTAGTCTATGGTGAAGTATAATGTTTACTGAAAGGTGTTAAGATGGTCTATGGATGATCCAGTTTTCTTTTTACAGAGAAAATTGAAATTCTTTGGCATGGATTGTGTAAGTAAACTTTGTGTGCATATTGCAATTGTCAGAGGCGATGGAACTTGAATATTAAGCTTAAGTTCCCATTAGCATCCAGGTTTTCAGAATAAATAACATACCTAGTGTTGCCAGATTCAGGTCTTAGACATCTATagtatgatttttttcttttaatttgttgATTATATTCAAGATAACTTTTATGACCTTACATTTTGACTGCCAAATTCAATCCACCATTTTATGGAATatatcttttctttatattagttagATTAGATGAATCCATCCGATATGTTTGTCTTCTCAGTTCTCACTCTTTGTATTATTGTAAATTCTGTCTGATATTATATACAGGTTTGGTCTTCAGCGAGTATCTTTTGACTGGCCAAGTTCCTCCTGTTAAAGAGGTTAATGATGAGGAACCACTCTTTTCGGGACTGCAGCTTAGCAATGTTAGCCTCATGTCTAAAGTAAGTGGTAAGCGTAATGTTGCCTTAGATTATTAGTACAACGTCACTGCCCttacattttctttttgttttcacgCAGGACACTTCTCAAGCAGAACCGCAGTTATTATCTGGCGAAGCCAAGGATGCTGCAGTTCAAATTGAGAAGCGACTGCTGCTAGGCTCCAAACTTAGTGGAGTTATCAACAGCAAGGAAGACACACTAGCCTTGTTTGATCTGTACAAAGATGAAGGGTACATATTGACAGAGCATGAAGGACTGTACTGTGTAAGCACCAATGGGCCTAAGTTGATACTTTCTTAAATAAGACGAATCGTACTTGCTATATTGCGTCTCTAATTTATTATTGAATTTTGTCTGGCCTTTTTTGTTCTGTATCTCAGGTGGT
This is a stretch of genomic DNA from Papaver somniferum cultivar HN1 chromosome 1, ASM357369v1, whole genome shotgun sequence. It encodes these proteins:
- the LOC113322825 gene encoding protein root UVB sensitive 1, chloroplastic-like — encoded protein: MASLSSCCGWSLSTINVSSNRRQLNSSSIRPTTTSYASILLPSSSSRSSFVVAYHHVNRNNLGISPCVYSSSSMSKPFLPFQPFFDKMNSLFKINTTTTTSSETKSIISNSSPQLELQLNDGGGNGNNNNNNNGNNNNGDNGSNENDGNKHGRDPSVFIMSILGCFWAFQFTWALATIADKEEENAIWEVRGGKWIRLLPDPSQDAFIVASDDETNLSFKSLAHLGFFNFFQSQCRQLFIQLMLPEGYPSSVSNDYLEYSLWRAVQGIASQISGVLSTQALLYAVGLGKGAIPTAAAVSWVLKDGIGYLSKILLSKYGRHFDVNPKGWRLCADLLENTAYGLEILTPSFPHLFVFIGAAAGAGRSAASLIQASTRSCFYAGFAAQRNFAEVIAKGEAQGMVSKSIGIMLGIGLAHCIGSSTYLAFASFFVVTGVHMFCNLKSYQSIQLRTLNPYRASLVFSEYLLTGQVPPVKEVNDEEPLFSGLQLSNVSLMSKDTSQAEPQLLSGEAKDAAVQIEKRLLLGSKLSGVINSKEDTLALFDLYKDEGYILTEHEGLYCVVLKEGSSPQDMLKSLFHVNYLYWLEKNVGIEAKSAADDCRPSGKLQISLDYVNREFDHVKHDGTTAGWITEGLIARPLPNRIRLEYCGASSA